The Methanothermobacter sp. CaT2 DNA window TCTATTTCAAGGAGGGATGTGTAGAGATTAAAGACCATTTCACTCATTTCACCCAGGGACGGCTCCCCATCCTCTATTATGTTCTTCGAACACTCTATCACCTCTCTCCCATAGGGATAGACCCATCGACCATTTCCATTTTCGGCTTCTATACAGGTTTCTATGTAAACCTCCCCTTTTTTATGTGGATCTTTAGATCTATTTATCCTACCCAATCTCTGAGTTATCGCATCTATTGGTGCTATTTCTGTGAAAAGTACATCAAAGTCTATGTCCAGGGAAATTTCAACCACCTGAGTCGCTACAACAACCAGTCCCCTGTTTTTCCATTTTTCTTTAAGCTCAATTTCACTTTCTTTTTGTTTTCTATGGGCCTTTGTGAATTGAGAATGATAGAGAATTAGGTTAGAATCCCTGTCAAAAGAATCGCTTGTTTTGAAGCTTCCGGACTCTTCCAGTGCCCTATAAACCTCTTTTGCTTTGTTAACAGTGTTAAGGACAACAAGCACCTTTTTATTATTATTGAATTTATTTATTATGCTATCTATTTTATCAAGGATAGAAGAATTTTCGACCTTCAATGAAAAGGGTCTGTGCTCAAAAAGGCCCTCCTCAGTTATCATATTATAGTCCAGATCCTCTAAGAGAATATTCTCAACATTCACAGGGAAGGTTGCGCTCATTATCGCGAATTTACAGCCCCTATTATTAAGTTCACACAATATTCTTTTTAGAACACCCATCATTTGCCAATCATAGGAATGGACCTCATCAACAATTAAGAGACAGTTTTCTACATTCAATTGGGAGAGGGGCCACTTATAAACATTGAAAAAGCTCAAAAGAAATGAGTCAAGTGTAGAAACCGTTATAGGCTTTGAAAAGGTTTTGTTAATTATTTTTTCCTTCCAAATCTTTTCCTGATCGTCATTATATTCTTCTGCAAGTATAATAGAAGATGATCCGTGCAATATACCCACTTTATCTTTTCCAAAATAGTCTTTAAGACGTTTATACATTGAATTGCTAGTCACCTGTGTGGGCATAGTGTATATTATTTTAGTATGCCTGTTCTTCAGATTATTTAAGGCCCATAAGAGGGCTGCTTCCGTTTTACCCTCGCCCGTGGGTATTTTTATAAAAATGTTGTCTGAACTTTTAGAAGAGACCTCCTGGAATCTCTTTAAGCCATGAAATTCATGACCTCTTAAATCTGCTCTGGATCTTATTTTATCGATAAGTTCATCCTTAGAAATTAATTCTGCATCAAGTTCATAGGATCCACTTGAAAACCAGTCTGCTCTAATTAAGTTTCCTGTGATGAAGCCATATATCTCCTTTACTTCTTTCTTTTTCGAAGGAGTGGCTTGGCTGAGCATAGTGTTCAGGTTATCAATGATTCCTTCTCCCCATGATGACCAGGAAAATGTGTCCCTCAATAGGTTGTATGGCTTTTTGGACGGCAGCTCAAATTTGAATTCGTAGGGGCATGGTCTATTAAAAAATTCTTTATAATATCTTTTATATTCTTTAGCAAATTTTAATGTCTCCTTAAAAAAGGTGGGTGGTTCCAGCTCCGCAAATCTTTCATCTGAATAAATATCATCGTGAAGAAGTGTATGATGTGTGAGTATCGAAAGCGTAATGTAGTCAACATCTCCAATTTTAGGCATTTCAAGGTTATAAGTAAAGTAAACAGAGTACAAGGGGTGGTATGACTTCTGTTTCTTCAAAATTTTATCATTATAGAATTCAAGGGTTCCCTTTCCTATATCATGAAAAAACACTGCAAAAAATAATACATCTAAGAGTAGCTGTTTTTCGATTTTGTGTCGCTTTGCAAATGAATCAAAGGTCTCTGTATTTTCATTGAGAAATTTCCTTAATGATTCTAAAGCCCCCCTCGTATGTCCTTCAAGGGTGAATGATTTTTCATCATTGGTCTTCGCTATAAGATTCTCCTCAAAAAAAGAAGAATCTATGTCATATAATTCCTCAAATCTGGCTCTATGATCGCTGACAAAATCTTTTAAGTCCAACATTGGCATCATGGAACACCTTTACTTGAGTGAAAAGCCTAGATCACAGGAACTCTATGTTATACTGGTGCTCTTCGTCAATGTAAAGATCTTTATTTCTGCTCATTTCACATGAAAGACCTGCAAACTCTACTATCTGAGCAAATTTAGTGGGTTTTCTTGGGGTTACATTATTATTAAAGTT harbors:
- a CDS encoding CRISPR-associated helicase/endonuclease Cas3; this encodes MPMLDLKDFVSDHRARFEELYDIDSSFFEENLIAKTNDEKSFTLEGHTRGALESLRKFLNENTETFDSFAKRHKIEKQLLLDVLFFAVFFHDIGKGTLEFYNDKILKKQKSYHPLYSVYFTYNLEMPKIGDVDYITLSILTHHTLLHDDIYSDERFAELEPPTFFKETLKFAKEYKRYYKEFFNRPCPYEFKFELPSKKPYNLLRDTFSWSSWGEGIIDNLNTMLSQATPSKKKEVKEIYGFITGNLIRADWFSSGSYELDAELISKDELIDKIRSRADLRGHEFHGLKRFQEVSSKSSDNIFIKIPTGEGKTEAALLWALNNLKNRHTKIIYTMPTQVTSNSMYKRLKDYFGKDKVGILHGSSSIILAEEYNDDQEKIWKEKIINKTFSKPITVSTLDSFLLSFFNVYKWPLSQLNVENCLLIVDEVHSYDWQMMGVLKRILCELNNRGCKFAIMSATFPVNVENILLEDLDYNMITEEGLFEHRPFSLKVENSSILDKIDSIINKFNNNKKVLVVLNTVNKAKEVYRALEESGSFKTSDSFDRDSNLILYHSQFTKAHRKQKESEIELKEKWKNRGLVVVATQVVEISLDIDFDVLFTEIAPIDAITQRLGRINRSKDPHKKGEVYIETCIEAENGNGRWVYPYGREVIECSKNIIEDGEPSLGEMSEMVFNLYTSLLEIESINLSFNKKLEKGYNKYDEIINKRGPYTIRFKTENMEEVSRLLSIRDVDERFEKIDVVPAAFFDEEDPDKFENTVGIYKWLFLKMLREGKVDDMKMFYLIHGVYSYECGFEVVDADDWNII